The Artemia franciscana chromosome 13, ASM3288406v1, whole genome shotgun sequence genomic sequence atatatatatatatatatatatatatattgctgtTTTGtaatgtgtatatttttttatatttcttaagtTTGTACTgtgcatatttatatttatattataagtaTACTTATCaattttctaactttcttcatttctttttttcacatctTTAATAACATACTAATATAATCACTGCTGCAAATGAAtcgaaataaaagaaacatgCTGTTCATTTCAAATATGATATTTCAATatatcatgtattttttttttctaatgtcttCTATTCTCAGGGCTCAAGGTGTTCTGCCAACTGAAGCAATTTGTCCCCGCTGTCAGACCCCCTGTTCGCACTATACTTCCCCATCAAATAATAAATGGATATACAATAACTATGTTCGACTCCCACGTTCAAAAATGAGGACACAATGCAACTTCTTTGTGAGTGATAGGAAGGGAAGTTTTCTACATTTCGTCAAACTGCCGCCAAATTAAGCCCTCATAtttattgcattttattttactgACATGTGGGTGCACCGTTCAGCAATGTTAGAACTGGATATCACCTTAAACACAAGTGTGTACTGGAAGTCTTGGTGTAGTGAGGTGCTGGAGAATTGGGTAGGACACCAGGAGCCAATAGGAGGTGAGAGTATTGTTGTCGAAATAGACGAAAGTGTGATGATTCGAAGAAAATATAATAGGGGGAGGCCTATCAGCCAGGTTTTGGTATTTGGAGAAATCGAGCAGGGTGAGCAAGAAGAAATTTATTCTACCTCTATTAGATGGTGGTGAGACTCTGAGAAGGGATAAAGAAACTCTAATCCCTCTCATTCAAAAATACATAAGGCTGAGTTCAATAATGATGAGCGACTGCTGGGCAACATACTCCAGTCTTTCACAACTCGGCTTTACTCACCACCCAAATTAATAACTCCAACAACTTTGTTGACCCTGATGATGCGACCATCCACACCCAATGTGTTAAGAGGCTATGGCGCTCTCTTAAGAAAAGTTGCAAAAGGTATGGGATGAGGAGTCTGTATTTTAAGCACTATATTGCTAGATTTCTCTTCCTCGAAGCCTATGAGCCAGAAGAGCACctgcattattttttaattaaagcaaaaagctTTACCCCTCCACCCATTCCTATAGATCATATTGAAAACCATAAAATGAAGGGGTTGTCTATAACATAGTACTTGAATTTCTATACATTCTTTTGCTTTTTGCGTTAGGTAATGACTGATTTTTTTACCGTTACCATTACCATTAGATAATGGCTGCAATGGCTATAGTAAGGCAACCTGCCacagttttgatttttaaaaaccttTGCTACCTCTCAATCTTACAGAAAAGATTAAGCAGGACATGAGTTGCTAAAATACTTTTagacaaattttgaatattcCAGTTTTTGAAACTAACATTAATAAGCAGCAATCGCAGTCTAGATTCTGAATAACAAAaggaaaacttttcttttagctaaaaatttaaaatcagaaatgaAGAGCCCGGAAGAGGCGAAAAAGGTAGAAGAAATTCAAAAGATAAGATCGAGGAAAGAACGATCATTTCAGATTGCAGAATTGGCAAAGAGTATATTGTCAAAACATAAATCTTGTCAAGAGGCAGAACAAATATATCAAGTATGTAAtgactttcttttttcatttatatctttctcatctattttcaattttcttttttttctaacaattcATAGTAACGAGCTGTATTAAGGAGCTAAcagactcaatagtaaccaaaacactcaaaaacaaaattttaaatatgtatgtttcatcaagtttagtgttacccatcaaaagttaagagcttgcgaaaattggccttatttttcagaacaagagaaaacaccccctaaaagtcatataatctcaatgaaaattacactatcagattcagagtatcagaggtTTTAATactgtagagttttcaagctcttaactgcaaaaatgtagcattttgtagtttttgtcaaaagaaagatcataAGGATAAAGATCAAAAGAAAGGTCCATAAGCAACGTTCCTGTAAGAACAGTGAGCGAAAGTTTGACATTATGTGTCTGCTtcgttcgttttttgttttgtttcgtttttgtttCGAAGGAAGCTTTTCGCTCTAGGTTTGAGGCATAATgaataatatatacataatttatatCATATATCAATATAGTAGAAAGAGAGGACGATTAATCAATCATCATAATAATGAATTTTCTAACCCTAGTCATATGGTTATTATTGATCATCGTTGGCATTGTGTACTGTTTTGTTGCGTACTACCACAGTGAACGATCTGCCATGTGGGTAATGATTTACATAAGCGTTGCTGTatgttttattctttatataGTGAGCCCTGACGAAGATAAATAGCAATTTCACTATTCCCAGACTGGTGAGGCGTCAACTAGCCTTGTGCAAGACAATACTTGCCCATGTGCTTTTGGGTATGTCTTCGGCGTCCTTTCAGTTATGAGCCTGCAGATTTCGTTAGCCGTCGCCTCACCAAGGAGCCCTCCAGAGACTCCACGATCTTGTATttaacttttattgttttattgatgAAAGCCAATAAAGGGCCTAAAAAGGGTTGTAAAAAGGTCGTTTTGAGCGTTGATGGCCACAAGAATCATACATCCTTGAAGTCATCAAAATttgggaaagaaaaaaatattaacagaaGGAAAAAAGGATAAGTAAGGCAATAGACAAATGGCCATTGGGCACTCATGCAAAGGTAAGTAACTTGATCAGAACAAACTGCCTATaaagaaaagactaaaaatttaaaatcagaaatatcaaacaaaatgaaGAGCCCAAAAGAGGCAAAAAGGTAAAAGATATTCAAGGGATAAGGACGAAGGTAGAACAATTATTCCAGATTACAGAATTGGCAAAGATCCAGGTCAAAAACGCAGAAAAGAAGTATCAAGAACACCTTACAGAGTTGGCAAAGAATCAGATCGAACTCGCAAaacaaatatatagaaaaaagaaaaaacaatacgAAATGACGTAAATTTGAGCATAcgtcaaataaatttttcaaataaattttgatacgAAAAgcaactgaaaatataaaatctaggtaaaaaaatttaactgaagttcagcataaataaaatgaacgttggccaaaacaagcaaatatgaCAATAAGAATAAAAGTGAAACAAACAAgtgaacaaattgaaaaacatactTAAAATTAATCCTGATTAATTCTAATTATATCTAGAGGTTCAAAAACGAGCTTCagttcacagaaaaaaaaaccctttcaGAATTAGATGTAATATCCTGACAGGAATAAATAAAAGCCTCGACGACTCCAACACAACGTAATATCGAATTAAGAGAGgttgaagaaccaagaaatacagatatggtgggcaagtctggatcgttcaggATCGTTGAAAGTGtatagacagataaagggtagttggggggaggaggtattttggaaggttgggttaagtagagaggatttgaagacttatttggattggaggggaaatggatttttgattcgggagaaaagaaagtatcaagggagaaaaggggagaaggtagaatctattgcttgtcctatgtgtggatctcaggatgaaagtttaatacattttttgtgtgaatgtgtcgaattgaatgattggaggcgagagatgtatggtaaagaaaaattgaatgagatatggatcctagatagaatgaaagagacaaattttctgagcattaaaaggatagcaagatttgtaaggattgcagcggcacatcgggaacgttttctttaaatagtattaatttaatgtagttaatttggtgtttgtttgttgttatgtaattttcctatggcccaagggctttttctggaataaattaatattattattattattattattattattattattattattattattattattattattattattattattattattattattattattattattattattattattattatcatcgAATTACCTTAATAATAAACGAAGTCCTACTTCAGCCAAAagattggcaaaaaaaaacatccataaTAGATGCTAAGAGAACAAATaggagtaaataaataataataagcataaaaaaacccaaatataaggaaataaaaaactCACATAAGAAAGGCAATATGGATCAATAAACATATGTCAAATATTGTATCtgagataaaattaaaaaacaagttttcttaactccaagtaaggagcgacattaaaacttaaaacgaacagaaattattccgtatatgaaaggggttgtcccctcctcaacgtctcgctctttacgctagcttgaaactttttcacaattctattttttcaaacaataaaaaacttcaacCAAGTCATTTTGTTGATGAAGTAATTTGTAATTacttcatcaaaaaaaaaaaaatctcaaaaaaaaaatcccaaaaaaaaatttaacattttagaAGAATTCTGGGATTAATaggctattttccaaaattcataCGAAATTGCGCACAGGTAGCGAAACCGCTAACTGACCGTAAACGACGATACCTACAAAAATCCATAGGTTAACAAAAGGTCAAGATTCCTTacattatctgaaaaaaaatacttatttcagAACCCATCTTATCATTACCAGACTTAAAACAGGACAATTTATTGTCACAACCGTCGCCTCAACCAAGGAAATAGGGGCAATCCTCTCCCAAATAATTAACGGGGAACAAAACGTTATAGCGTACGCATCTCGTACCCTAATCCCCAAAGAAAGCAATGACTCAGCTACCCAACTTgaattattgtcaataattcGCCACCTGGATAAGTTTCAACAATATCTAATGGGAAGAAAATTTAAGCTAAATTCAGACCATAAAAGCGTGAAATATGTACAGAGTTATAAAAAGCCGAGGGGCATACTTGCACGCTGGATCCTAAATATCCAAGATTTAGATTACGAATTTGAATACATTAAGGGGAAACAAAATACCCCCTGTGACTACCTGAGTAGATTCCCAGACGATACTGCCTTAGAAGGTGAAACCGAAGAAATTAATGCATTAAAGACAAAATATAccccaaaaacaagaagttaaGGCTAAGAACAAATAACCAAATCAAGGAAGAATACAAAGACAGTCCACTCTCATTAAATAGTATAAAAGAATGTCAAAGGAAAGACAAAATCTGTGCTGCCCTAATTGATCAGTTTTTATTCGATGAAGAACTACCTAATGCTatgaaaacattcaaaaataaattgttaactTCTAGCATACGAAGCTTCGTTCCTACGACAACACTTATAGCTAGAGTGTTGTCATAAAATTTTGTCGTTCATAGTAAACATAGAGCATAATGTGTCACTGTTTCAATGCCTAAACAGTAAATCTTACGGTATGTGGGAGAGAGAAAATAAGTGTTAAATATTTCCAAGGAGATGGCATTTTTATGATTTGAATGGAATTGTAAAAAGTACGATATGTATATGAATAATTTAGTCTGAATACTTTATCTGGTAGTGAAGGTAATGTGCCAGTGAGGTTTCGacctatttattatttataaaagttattatttataattaagttttgtgctttattttaaaagcttatttggaagatttatattatttatgaaaattattatctttaattaaattttgtgcTTTATTTTGAAGGCTTAAATAATTGCCAAGCGCAATCATAAGATTCAAGAATGTGccgtaaataaacaaaatttgttaagtaaaaatcaaaaagtaaaaaaaagtgtctgaaatacaaaacaataagaaactagAAGAAGCCCTTGAAAATCATCCAAATCAAAGGGAGATTGTCGCAAATTATAGAATTATTGAAGATGATGTTGTTTTTGAAGATGATGATGGAATTTAAGCGGCAAAAAACCTGTATGGTTACTCTCACTGGGCAATTTATATTGGGCCAATCAAACAtgaaattgaaaatggtaaaaattgtGATGAAACACGACGTCTCTCAATTACATGGAAAGTCGTTTAAGCCCCCTAAACATATGTGTCCAGAAGGAAGTCCGttcatattttccaaatataggCCCGCCTCTCTTACCAAAATGGATGTGAAAATAGAAAACAGCGAGGAATGGCAAATCAATAACGCTGACATTCCCGGTTATATTAAAAGGAATAGATTTACTATAGCAATAATCGCCATGGGTGCAGCAAGACATGGCTCATCAGCAGCAGCCGAAGAATTTAAGGATTACAATCTTTATCTCAGAACTGCAATCATTTCGTGAAGTGGGATTCTTTAGGCAAGAAAGAATCAGATCAGGTAAAACTACACAATATTCTATGGTTACTTCGCCATGGGATTGCAATCAAGACAGTTTTCGATCAAAGCGAATACCGAAATCTtgctaattttcaattttacataatttttatacatttgttTGCGTTCACTATTCAGAGAAATTTTACCCTTCTTATCCGTTTAAAATTTCTGATCTAGTGTTTGCTATGTGcagtaaaaaattaattgtgGATCAGCGGTTTCAATATCAGGAGAGGGGGTTGCATTCCCCCTTTCTAGATTTCGAAGAAcgcctttttttagtctttcagtgaaaaatatattgtttttatagattttgagACGCTTTTGCCCATTCCCAATTTCCAAGAATTGACGCAATAAAGTAATTTATTGCAATTGCAtccaagccccctccccctatagCAATTACGTCCGTAATGCCATCTAAAGGCAATAAACGAGTGTGATTTGTGATAACTGTGGAAGATGGCTGTGTGCCACCTGTCTTAAGTTAAGTTCTGAAGAATACAATCTACTTAATAAAATGACGTCAAAAATAGGTTGTCAATTGCGATAACTGAGGAAGATGGCTATGTGCAACCTGTCTTAAGCTAAGTGCTaaagaattagccccccccccccaaactccttttagtgtcccttttaattttttaatattttgtattccgtttccttttttgtgcttatttgcttatttcccccccccccttttctaccagtttttatcttattaacttttttatttactttatgcAGTTTAATTATTGACACTTTTtcagtgtcccttttaatttttaggtatatttatatctcattctgtttttatttattcacttatcccccccctttttttttaatgtcccttataattttttcagactTGTATATGTTTAAGTTTAGTTGGACCAGcctttacctttttactttttcactGACTTTTCACAGCTAAATTATTGACTCAAATTGATTATTCatgataatttttctctttctttgttgtttttgaaGATTTGCCAGTGTTCGTGTAACCATATGATTTGTCGACTCTAAAgaccgaattcggccctttgtgGGCTTGTGATAGCGATTCTTCTTTACTTTTAGCAAGAATATCAGCACTGCTATATACCCTTGTATAATGTAACgatcctgctagtctttggtttacaataCCATGATCTATAAGGTTTACTGTCTTACCATCACCATGTCAACCTATGGGttattttataacaaaatatCGTATTGATTGTAGCTAGGttgttaaagaaagaaaattacaaaattttgaagacatTACTGTCTTCTTATCCTACACcgaatttacctaggctaggataccatctatccgtATTTCTACCTTTAAAATCTCCAAGTAAAAACACAATGTTTCTACCCcataccctgtctatttgcttcAGTATCTGAAAGTAAAATTCTGATGTttctagtatctccgtcagttggttcaacaggggGATACACTAgaataactgataccctgaccCTTTTAGTCATAAACTGATCaattaaaattctattattgAGACTTTTCAAGCTtaaatcgctatctcaaaactCTGATTAGATGTGTCTTGGGAATAGGTGGGAGTGGGGAGGGGGCGGGGTTTGTTGGCGTTTGACATgtttgactaataaaataagCACTATCCCTTTGAATTTCCGATTAAATgagcttttttgaaatttccacaATAATAAATtaccatcttaaaatttctatccgatgcattttgagaaaatacgaggtgttgGAGAGGTATCCATACTCTGAtcattctgaatcttaaaaacgacattagaacttctgattaccaattgaATGAGACCCCTCtcaagtttatacaatcaccctttctacatAAGCCTTATATGCCTCAtgatttaaatttaagaaatgccCTGAGGGAtgtaggggggagggagggggtttgccatcgtcaaagacatattttcggGAAATTTTACTAACGTTTAacgaaatagctatctcaaagtttttattcgATATGTtaggggaaatggtgggcgtgggattagttgccctccaataccttttggctattaaaagagtactagccctttcaatcgaatgagctcttcctgaagtttctatgacaacaaatggccatatcgaattttctatcagatgcatttccgGAAAACATGAGGTGTTCTGCATTTCCGGtcggtattgaggaaggggtaaCCCTTCATTTCCAAAATAAATCAGCCAAAAGTAATGTTCAACCATTTTCATTTTACAAGTATATTAAGGCAAAGTTAAATGTGCATTAGTAGAAAAACGCTCAAagatcaaataagaaaaacaaagtttttatactgaaagtaaggagcgacatttaaacttcaaacgaacaaaatCCTTCCGTTATGAAGCAGGCTTTTCTCTCCTCAGCACCTCGGTCtttatgtaattatttttattattttacaaattagagttgtaacaaagagtcaaactttagcattagGAACAAAGCggtgaggaggggacagcccctgtTATATATGgaaatatttctgttcgtttaagctttaatgttgctccgtaatttcagttaaaaaaacttgttctttatttatttgtacatacagaaaacaaaattggTTCATCTTAAAGCATAATTCGGCAGCAAAAAACATCTTAGAGCATAATAAGCATAAATACTTACCTTGTGAGCGTAGTTAAAGTAGTTTGAGCCAACCCTCTCCGCAATTCAGAAGGAACATTTTAGATTTAGTTACTTCTTTTGAATTTCTAAGGATgctgataatttattttatagtaatttttgttagttcatGTATTCACCCATAGCCAATTAATATTAAACAGGAAATTGATAACCCAAAAAGCTAATTGCTGTTTACCGCAAACTTAACTGCAAAACTTAATTGtattaagtaaaatttttctggtcagttaaataaattttctaactctGATCTATGACAGAGTCGCACAAACCATTCACTCAAATCCACTTTTTTATTCTCATCTGGAGATTTAAATATGGCAAATGAAGCAACTTTCATATTTGTTTCAGGAAGTTACCCATGAAACccaatatttaataaaagtaaaaggtcTAGATGTCTTACCCTTTTCTTGGCATCTGGACTTTGAGCCAGCTCATAATGAATCCAATTCTTTGTAAAGTTTATAATTTGAATCCAAATCCGGTCATAATCCCAATCATATGGTCTGTTATATGGAGAACCTGGATTGTCCAAAATGCGTTGTTTCACAAAATTCACCGTTGGCTTGTTGCAAGGGAGAAAGTCAGGATTTGAATTCAGAAAATATGGGCTTTCTGAgtcatttttcaaatgtttaatGAAATCGACCAACTTGATGTTTCCAGTTACTATATATCTTGTATATTGAGAGTCGGCGCCTAAAAAAGGAGTAACTTTGTTACTAGGGAGAAA encodes the following:
- the LOC136034925 gene encoding uncharacterized protein LOC136034925, which encodes MMSIVLCSGQGADSQYTRYIVTGNIKLVDFIKHLKNDSESPYFLNSNPDFLPCNKPTVNFVKQRILDNPGSPYNRPYDWDYDRIWIQIINFTKNWIHYELAQSPDAKKRLREKHGMYEALTKEMEASDHELFFPTYRMSKEQMDFIASCVSSLIEKNDTVMRPAIVAKCRLAMTFRYREALRHIFMDV